Proteins encoded by one window of Cervus canadensis isolate Bull #8, Minnesota chromosome 18, ASM1932006v1, whole genome shotgun sequence:
- the LOC122420182 gene encoding cationic amino acid transporter 3-like: MLRQYVRQFAQKLVRRRPLEPIEKSESRLSRCLNTLDLVALGVGSTLGAGVYILAGEVAKDKAGPAIVICFLVAALSSMLSGICYAEFGARVPGSGSAYLYSYVTVGQLCAFITGWNLILSYVIGTASVSRAWSSAFDSLIGDHISQALQGTFSLHVPHFLAKYPDFFALGLVLLLTGLLVVGTGESALVNKVFTGLNLLVLSFIIISGIIKGDPHNWKLTEEDYKPNISGSNDSSSSGPLGAGGFMPFGFDGIFQGAATCFYAFVGFDVIATTGEEARNPQRSIPLSIVISLFICFLAYFGVSASLTLMVPYYQIHSASPLPQAFLHVGWDAARYVVAVGTLCALTSSLLGSIFPMPRVIYSMADDGLLFRGLACVHARTHTPVMATLASGILAGVMALLFELRDLVDLMSIGTLLSYSLVAFSVLVLRYQPDENLSKTKKTEKGTEMESVVETSPLDTAPEVGTSKILKSLCHPTSTIPTRMSGQIVYGCALLLVLLLTILSLILAQWPSQVFSGDPGLTTVAVLLLLLITGVTVIIWRQPQSLTALHFKVPALPVLPLVSIFVNVYLMIQMTSRTWAQFGVWNVIGFIIYFGYGIRHSLENSEQQPAASTSQTLDKNTLGAGSS; the protein is encoded by the exons ATGCTGCGTCAGTATGTTCGCCAGTTTGCTCAGAAGCTGGTCCGCCGGAGGCCTTTGGAGCCCATAGAGAAGTCTGAGAGTCGCCTGTCTCGTTGTCTGAACACCCTCGACCTGGTGGCCTTGGGTGTGGGCAGCACCCTGGGGGCAGGCGTGTACATCCTGGCTGGAGAGGTGGCCAAGGATAAAGCTGGACCAGCGATCGTCATCTGCTTCCTGGTGGCCGCCCTGTCTTCCATGTTGTCCGGGATCTGCTATGCCGAGTTTGGGGCCCGGGTACCAGGCTCCGGTTCTGCGTATCTCTACAGCTACGTCACCGTGGGACAGCTATGCGCCTTCATCACTGGCTGGAATCTTATATTGTCCTATGTCATCG GTACCGCCAGTGTGTCCAGGGCCTGGAGCTCTGCCTTTGACAGCTTGATAGGGGACCACATCTCTCAGGCGTTACAGGGAACTTTCTCTCTGCATGTGCCCCACTTCTTGGCCAAGTACCCAGACTTTTTTGCACTGGGCCTGGTGCTGCTGCTCACAG GACTACTGGTTGTAGGAACTGGTGAGTCGGCCCTGGTTAACAAAGTGTTCACAGGCTTGAACCTTTTGGTTCTCAGCTTCATCATTATCTCTGGAATCATTAAGGGAGACCCACACAACTGGAAGCTCACAGAAGAGGACTACAAACCGAACATATCTGGATCCAATGATTCCTCTAG CTCGGGCCCTCTGGGTGCCGGAGGGTTTATGCCTTTTGGCTttgatgggattttccaaggAGCAGCTACATGTTTCTACGCATTTGTCGGTTTTGATGTCATTGCTACTACAG GGGAAGAAGCCCGAAATCCCCAGCGGTCCATCCCCTTGAGCATCGTGATCTCACTCTTCATCTGCTTTTTGGCGTATTTTGGTGTCTCAGCCTCACTCACCCTCATGGTGCCCTACTACCAGATTCATTCTGCGAGCCCCTTGCCACAGGCTTTTCTTCACGTTGGCTGGGATGCTGCCAGATATGTGGTGGCTGTTGGCACCCTCTGCGCTCTTACATCCAG CCTCCTGGGTTCCATCTTCCCCATGCCCCGTGTGATCTACTCAATGGCAGATGACGGGCTCCTTTTCCGGGGACTTGCCTGCGTCCACGCCCGCACCCATACCCCCGTCATGGCCACCTTGGCTTCTGGAATTCTTGCAg GGGTCATGGCGTTACTCTTCGAGCTCCGTGACCTGGTGGACCTCATGTCCATCGGGACCCTGCTTTCTTACTCCCTGGTGGCATTTTCTGTCCTTGTCCTCAG ATATCAGCCAGATGAGAATTTAAGCAAGaccaagaaaacagagaaaggaactGAGATGGAGTCTGTAGTTGAAACAAGTCCTTTGGACACTGCACCTGAAGTGGGAACCTcaaagattctcaagagtctctgTCACCCTACCAGCACCATCCCCACCCGAATGTCTGGCCAGATTGTCTATGGATGTGCCCTACTGCTTG TTCTCCTGCTGACCATCCTGAGCCTGATCCTGGCCCAGTGGCCCAGCCAGGTGTTCTCTGGAGACCCCGGGCTCACAACAGtggctgtgctgctgctgctgctcatcaCTGGGGTCACGGTCATCATCTGGAGGCAGCCCCAGAGCCTCACTGCTCTTCACTTCAAG GTCCCTGCTCTGCCTGTCCTCCCACTGGTGAGCATCTTTGTGAACGTTTACCTGATGATACAGATGACCTCTAGGACTTGGGCCCAATTTGGAGTCTGGAATGTGATTG GATTTATCATATACTTTGGATACGGGATCCGACACAGCTTGGAGAACAGCGAGCAACAGCCGGCAGCCTCCACCTCCCAGACTCTTGATAAGAACACCCTGGGTGCTGGGTCATCTTAA